ATCCTACCCTTAAGGTAGAATACCAGATCTTCAGAATAACACAGGTGCTATGTGACAATTGTTTGGGCATGACAATTATCCCAAAAGACACAGATTTTGGTGCACATTTAAGACCAGCATAAGCACATTGTAGATCACAGTAGAGTTATTAAGTACagtagaaaataaattattgcTCATTTTACTGCATCCAGATCAAAGTTACTGCTATTACCACAGAATATATCATTTTTTCCAGAACAGCAAATCCCACAGTGTTGTATTTCTCTTGTATTATTGCCACTGCAACATGTTAGATTTATTGAAGAACATCAAATTTGTATCCATAAGAATTATATGTAACTTCTTTTAACACTATCACCCGTTATGTTACAGCTCTAACTCTAACTGTTACAAAGCAGTGACACCAGAGACTCCCTTAATCCACtagaaataaatatctaattatAGAAAGACTTAACCTATCAATGATTatacatgtttttaaatagcATTATGGGTAGTTTCtattatataatttcttttgTAAGTTGTTACCAaggaaacaaaacatattaGAATGGGCACATTAATATGAACCTATGATTTGGCCTGTTGCAGGATCTGTCTGAGCTATTGGGATAAAggaataattcattcattcattttctaccgcttatctgaacttctcaggtcacggggagcctgtgcctatctcaggcgtcatcgggcatcgaggcaggatacaccctggacggagtgccaacccatcacagggcacacacacactctcattcactcacacactacggacaattatccagagatgccaatcaacctaccatgcatgtctttggaccgggggaggaaaccggagtacccggaggaaacccccgaggcacggggagaacatgcaaactccacacacacaaggcagaggcgggaaacgaacccccaaccctggaggtgtgaggcaaacgtgctaaccactaagccaccggaTTTTACCCAAAGGGCTTGTTGTCACAGAACATGTAATTAAAGTGAAAATTGAAGAGTTTTTGACCTGTGATGTTGCTGAATTCGCCTTCAGCACAGGGCAGGCAGTCAAAGCAGCAAACTGGCCGGCCTTTCTCTATAAACTTCCGTGTGCCTTGGAGGCATTCAGcagtacacacagatacaggaaCCTGAAATAATCaatttcaatcaatcaattttcagtttttttcagCACAGATATGCAAATGATCGTTCGCTAAATGAAAAGATTTATGATGTGTGTACGAGCTAAATAGCAGTTTATGTGTTGGGTTGAACAAATGGCTTGTTTGCAAAAATTGGGCACTGAAAATGAAATCCcttcaaaaaataataaacattacttaattattcaattcaattcaattcaagtttatttgtatagcgctttttacaatagacattgtctcaaagcagctttacagaacataaacacagagcagaaggtaaacataattaatgataaaggaattaacgaataataaaaaataagaattaacagaataaaaattctagattattattagatgtatatagttcacagtgtgtatgtatttattcccctatgagcaagtctgagatgactcaggcagcagtggcaaggaaaaactcccttaaattggtaaaggaagaaaccttgagaggaaccggactcaagggggaacccatcctcatatgggtgacactgggggtgtgattgtaatatacagtcagttaaatgttgtattggtgtgaggttcaaggacttctgatctcctgagtaccacagagtctaactggagatgtctcaggattcttagagtcggcctcggctcagtggacgtccaaaggcttcgtcccactttttctttaattaaaagataagatttatattaataatttatagtaatataaatcttatcttttaataaatgtttcttcATTAAAAGATAAGATTAATAATACTATAAATTAGTCGGAATCTGACACAGTTTTTCTGGAGACtgtgacatttatttctttttcccagCAGGATTCATCATACATTTTTGACAAAAATTtgaaaatagttttatttatgttgattttttttttggcttttttgtTGAAAAATCATATTAGGACCAATTTAagggatttaaaataaaatctaatatttaaGGTCATAAGATCAAAATCACCAATTGGTTCTTGGATAGAATTATAAGACTACACTGCCTACAGTATATTCATGCAGTATGTAAATCTTAATTACCTTGTTGGAGTTTCCTGGCCAGCTGATGGCAGATTCGTTAATGATGAGGTTTGAACCCTCCAGTCGGCCGATAAGGACATACTGCAAGGCTCCTCCTGGACCTCTCTGCCAGTTCACTATGTCATACACGGCTGGAGTCTCACCATCTTGAAAGTAAAACTTCTCTCCCAGCTGAGTGGTGAAGTTCACCAGCTTAAGTTGTTCTAAGAGCTGAAGGACAAGAGGAAGGTGAGCTAGAAGGACATGGTCTGGATAAAAGCTCAAATCTACccagtttttacattttacacactttGACACTATTCATGTTTTGGAGTTGGTCTTCCTTTTTTCCACTGACTTTagcttaaaataattaaaatgttaaaaaacaatccagaaagctaaacaaaaaacactttgcATATCAATAAACTCTGGGTTTAGTACTaattttactgtacatacatatataaacaatagTAATTGAAATAATTCTTAATGACACCTGTTGTGTAGTGATGGTGTCTGGAGATGAGCAGCCTGGGGTCAGCTTGGGGTCAGAGCTGTTCGGTGCAGTGcagttcagcagagagtggagCGCATATGCAGCTGCATAAACAGCCAGATATACGTTATAAGTGGCTCTTAAGTTGGAGACATCTGTAACACTATTCTGTACTCGCTCGAGACTCTCCTTCCCACTGCATGGTGGTAAGCCACTCTGAGAGGCTACCATGTTGTTCTGCACTGGGCTGCAGCCAAACGTCCTCTCCCATAATTCCCTTAGGATGGTATCTCGTGGATACCGGGAGGGATGGAGCTCTTTCAGGTGCTTCTCAAATCCAGGAATGGGTGCGCTCCTAACAGCTACACCCAGTGTGCCTTGGGCAATAGTGTTGAGTGCAGGGTTGCTCAAGAGAAGACTGCTGGTACTCCAAACTTCACTGGCCAAAAACTGTCGATCTGTCACATTTCTGCGAACCAGCTCAGTGAGAAACATCTCCACATCCATATCCCACACAATCACAATAATCACACGAGCAGATGAGCTCTGCACCATCTTCACGGCACGATCCACATCTTTTGCCAATCTCTCCCGGAAGATAGTGCTGACAAAAGCTAGGCAGATGCCGGTGCCTTTTGTCTCTTCCTTAAATGCTTGCAATGCCTGGAGTCCATAGTCATTTTCCTCCACCACAGCACCGACCCACGTCCAGCCAAAACGTCTGGCCATCTGGGCCATGGTGCGAGCCTGATACATGTCACTGGAGATGGTGCGAAAGAAATTGGGATATTCTCGTCTgttactgagacacacacatgtagccAGGTAGCTGATCTGAGggataaacacaatatattccCAACACATGTGAACATACATATGACCAATATTATGTGACCATCACAATTTTGGCTACATACTGTACCTATCTGATTGACACTGActcacaaaataaaattcacaaTTCATCAGAAGCTTTGATCTACTGTAATATCCCAGTGATCTGTGCTCAGGACATGTGCTATGATATAAAGGTTTGAAAATCAGacaatgtacttttttttttgctctgaaaAATTTTCAGCCATACGATTATCACCTTACTGACCCTGGTGTAAGAATAAAGAAacaattttattctgtatatttactttagaaatgtaaaattattattatgtcatgCCCAaacatataatttatatatttttctttttttcatttctaccAGTACAATAAATTGGCATTATTTAAGGCTGCATTATTCAGTTATATTGGTTTGGATTGAACCCATTCAAGTGAGCAATCAAATACATATtagaagtaaataataaaaatatgatgaTACCTAATAGTAACCCTAACTCTAGTGCATTGTTTTTCCACCACTGGAACAAAAAGATAAAACTGTAGATGCCCGGTGATGTTTCATGACCCACACTTTTAGACTGGTGAAATTATTATCTTATAGGCATTGGAAATAGGCATTGGAAATTTAATAACCATGATCAGCCGGACACTCACCATCGGTACATGCAGTGGGCTCAGAACTCTGGACAGGATCATACACTGTGTGGAAGcagagtctccgatgatcagtTTGGCAGGTCGGGAGGTATCACAGGAGCCATTTCCACCACTGATCATAGACATGACTGCTCTTAGGCTGTGTGGGTAGCGTGAGCAGCTATCCATGATACGGTAGCCCAGTCGAACCCCCGGGAGCAATAAAGGATTTCTGTTAATCTCCTCCACAGCAAAGACAAGAGCCTGAGCCCACTGCACAGGACTCTCCTGAAACCTAAAAAGACACCGTGAGGAGAATTAATAGTGACTGAGATGCAACCTTGTAATAATTGataaagtaaaacacacacacacacacacacacacacacacacacacacacacacacacaagttgtaAAATGTCATATCCATATAAGGTAAATCATCTTAAGGTCATGAAAATGTAAAACGTGATTTGGGATTTGTTGGAAAGTTGAACAGGTTTGTAAACGTGACGTATATTTCAACCGTATATGAAGTGCAATGTTAAAAGgcagctcaaaaaaaaaaagaaattaatttcaAATCGACATATTTAcgattatacattttttaaatgtatttatttttttcaaaaaagtaTTGATTAAGTTGGACAAagtatttctgtaaaaaaaaaggttataacAAAAAATCAGTTAAACTTAGaagtttaaaaaagtaaatacgaTATTTAAATGATATGCTAGAtgttacaattttatttatatataattctattattattataatattattagtttaaaatatatacatatgataATTAATTAGTAAACAGTATTTATGCCTATTGGATATTGTCATCATAATAATTACATCACAATCGTACAAtataacaattaaataattttgtttggaGAGTATAACTTGTACTTTATgtatggggggggggtgttgagATGGCTCTCGGTGCAACAAtctgaaaaaatgaaataaaagactaaaaacaaacagacaaaataagcAAAGAACGTTTTTTCCCCCGTATTTTCAGGACATATAATCAAACATTTTAAGAAAATTCAAATTAGAtccttttaattttaataaattcaacacaaaataaacttgATCgtggatggattaatggataATGTGATTCTGAATGCATGAATAGTGTGTGACAAAGACAGGCACTTCTCAGCATTTAACTCACTGAGTTACAGGCTGAATTGTCATTTACACTAATGCATTGCTTATGATGTGCAGAGATTTAAAAACAGATTGTACAagaaacatcacaacacatgtTACTGTATTACCAAGAAAATATTACGTCAATGATACCATCAGTCAcgcgtcttttttttttaccatgcaTTTGTATCCTTCAACTTGAGATTTGACTAAAAAGAGATCTAAGGTCTATAATTATAATTGAATCATAATTACAGTTACACTAAAAGGTATACTATACTAAGACACTTACTAGAAGCACAAAAGCTGTACACTTCCCAGTGCCTGGTAcagtttaatacacttttttgTAACCCAGGATGTTTTTAACTGTATATTAAATCCTACAAAACccttaaaaaaatgtcataaacattttttatcgaTAACAATATACTCACAATATATAAGAACCACAGAATTCATCATTAAACTAGTGTAGATTATTTATATGCACAATGTTTTTGAGTCATTGTGGTTTACATTGAAATAAGTTCAAATGTTCCAGTGAAACACCCTATACGTAATAAATACAGTAATGGTTAACAGACCAGATTTAACACTAGTGGCTAGGAAAGCTGATGGGGCGAAGAAGGGAAAATATCACTTCATTGGTGCCCATTGCTGTGACCTTCAAGATCGAGATCTAATTTCATTTTGCCCTTCATAGCTATTTTGTTcctctgtggaaaaaaaacaaatgaataattaaaaaacaataaccCTGGCATTTTGACAGGATGGCTTACACGTAAACATCCGATAACACGGACTTGTCTAGTGCAAGTTTGCTAGTAAAAAAGAAGATGTATGCACTGACAAATGATCCAGGTTTGCctgcaaaaaagaaatcataaacAAACATGATATTTGGTGAAAATTTCCTGCGTCACCATTATTAGCTGATAGCTGATAGATACTGAGAGCCAGagaactcactcactcatagcAGGGCTGAAGGTGCGGTTCTTTGGTGAAGCTCATGTCAAGTGCTGGTGGCTGCATGTAGAAATTGATGAGTGATCCGATGACCACATCTCCATCCTGAGAGAGACCCACAGCGTCGATATGCCGTGCATGGTCCAGATACACACACCTCTCCTCCTGAGATGTACCCAGcacaacctcacacactacCCATAATAAAAATGCCAGCAGGGACAGGCATGATGAAAGGACTGCAGCAGTCATGGATCTTGTGAAGCATGAAACTGTTCTGCCTTCCTCTGACAGCACACGGTTTCTGGAGCTATTTCTAATACCCAAAAT
The DNA window shown above is from Tachysurus fulvidraco isolate hzauxx_2018 chromosome 13, HZAU_PFXX_2.0, whole genome shotgun sequence and carries:
- the LOC113652754 gene encoding extracellular calcium-sensing receptor-like yields the protein MFFFLFFSIFFFYLSGILGIRNSSRNRVLSEEGRTVSCFTRSMTAAVLSSCLSLLAFLLWVVCEVVLGTSQEERCVYLDHARHIDAVGLSQDGDVVIGSLINFYMQPPALDMSFTKEPHLQPCYEFQESPVQWAQALVFAVEEINRNPLLLPGVRLGYRIMDSCSRYPHSLRAVMSMISGGNGSCDTSRPAKLIIGDSASTQCMILSRVLSPLHVPMISYLATCVCLSNRREYPNFFRTISSDMYQARTMAQMARRFGWTWVGAVVEENDYGLQALQAFKEETKGTGICLAFVSTIFRERLAKDVDRAVKMVQSSSARVIIVIVWDMDVEMFLTELVRRNVTDRQFLASEVWSTSSLLLSNPALNTIAQGTLGVAVRSAPIPGFEKHLKELHPSRYPRDTILRELWERTFGCSPVQNNMVASQSGLPPCSGKESLERVQNSVTDVSNLRATYNVYLAVYAAAYALHSLLNCTAPNSSDPKLTPGCSSPDTITTQQLLEQLKLVNFTTQLGEKFYFQDGETPAVYDIVNWQRGPGGALQYVLIGRLEGSNLIINESAISWPGNSNKVPVSVCTAECLQGTRKFIEKGRPVCCFDCLPCAEGEFSNITGSLECYRCPPEFWSNSLRTACVPREVEYLSFNETMGITLTTVAVCGAMMTAAVGVVFVYYRQTPIVKANNSELSFLLLLSLKFCFLCSLVFVGQPSLWSCRLQQAAFGISFVLCISCILVKTIVVLVAFRSARPGSAALMKWFGPGQQRGSVMFFTCIQVIICAVWLSLSPPFPHRNLSIQGSKIILECMVGSVTGFSLVLGYIGLLAAVCFLLAFFARKLPDNFNEAKFITFSMLIFCAVWITFVPAYISSPGKYSVAVEIFAILASSFGLLICIFAPKCYIILLRPENNTKKFLMAKVQ